A window of Sphingobacterium sp. SRCM116780 contains these coding sequences:
- a CDS encoding XRE family transcriptional regulator, whose protein sequence is MLLLAENLRFLRNEIKASQQSVADTLLITRGRYAKYEDGANDPPIEILLKLSRFYRISVDLLISVDLRKYRLDEILKLPDNRILLPIKTDTKGENKIEVIPYKASMGYLAGYSDPEYIENLQTMSLPFLHNGKYRAFPVEGDSMPPYKDGTYIIGRYIESLQELKINKTYLLITRTGFIFKRIESINETSITVKSDNTFYENYNIPFVDLYEAWQYAGSFSSQELEVVDLTDEDVKSMLFKLMQEVKEIKGKVIQK, encoded by the coding sequence ATGTTATTACTCGCTGAAAATCTGCGCTTTCTGAGGAATGAAATAAAGGCATCACAGCAATCTGTGGCAGACACTCTCCTGATTACAAGAGGGCGCTACGCCAAGTATGAAGATGGAGCAAATGATCCTCCTATTGAGATTTTGCTTAAGTTGTCGCGCTTTTATAGGATTAGTGTTGATCTGCTGATATCTGTCGATCTGAGAAAATATAGGCTAGACGAAATACTCAAATTACCCGATAATCGAATATTACTACCGATTAAAACTGACACTAAAGGCGAAAACAAAATCGAAGTTATTCCTTATAAAGCTTCAATGGGTTATTTAGCCGGTTATTCCGACCCAGAATACATTGAAAATTTACAGACTATGTCTCTTCCATTTTTGCACAATGGAAAGTACAGAGCTTTTCCAGTCGAAGGTGATTCTATGCCGCCTTATAAAGATGGAACATACATTATCGGAAGATATATAGAAAGTTTACAGGAGCTTAAAATCAATAAGACTTATTTATTGATCACCCGTACCGGATTTATATTTAAACGAATTGAAAGCATCAATGAAACATCTATTACCGTAAAATCAGATAATACTTTTTATGAAAACTACAATATTCCATTTGTCGATTTGTATGAAGCCTGGCAATATGCAGGCAGCTTCTCAAGTCAGGAATTAGAAGTGGTTGATTTAACAGATGAGGATGTAAAATCAATGCTCTTCAAGTTAATGCAAGAAGTAAAAGAAATTAAAGGGAAAGTAATTCAAAAATAG
- a CDS encoding DUF2314 domain-containing protein yields the protein MNNQIIIEVNQDYIYAVYKAKNTIWYFNELIKNGFSGYNSIKYSNNNQVFVWLENVRIEGEYYVGVLAENGDPERVPLADAIDWLVIEDARLIGGYTIRYYRRTLDEDERINFDGYYGVRIDEGNDFFRPDRSSAEGAIITIENFYNNKDLNGILSCKDFRKEAENILIENNIEINEETRSKIEAVLKISFVEDLELNGFPNFDEIDRVFTLKDQKKDQHLIEEKVIYRDGSITINNLWVGFLKDDGWKVLNRVD from the coding sequence ATGAACAATCAAATCATAATTGAAGTAAATCAAGACTATATATATGCTGTTTACAAAGCCAAAAACACAATATGGTATTTTAATGAATTGATAAAAAATGGTTTTTCGGGATATAATTCAATTAAATATAGTAATAATAATCAGGTATTTGTCTGGCTGGAGAATGTTAGGATTGAAGGCGAATACTATGTAGGAGTTCTGGCGGAAAATGGTGATCCCGAACGTGTTCCATTAGCTGATGCTATAGATTGGTTGGTTATTGAAGATGCAAGATTGATTGGAGGTTACACAATTAGATATTACAGAAGAACACTTGATGAAGATGAAAGAATAAATTTCGATGGATATTATGGAGTTAGAATTGATGAGGGGAATGATTTTTTCAGACCGGATCGATCAAGTGCTGAAGGAGCAATCATCACTATTGAAAATTTTTACAATAATAAAGACCTTAACGGTATACTTTCATGTAAAGATTTCAGGAAAGAAGCTGAAAATATATTGATTGAGAATAACATAGAGATCAATGAAGAAACACGTAGCAAGATAGAGGCAGTTCTGAAAATATCTTTTGTCGAAGATTTAGAATTAAATGGGTTTCCAAATTTTGATGAAATAGACCGGGTATTTACTTTGAAAGATCAAAAGAAAGATCAGCACTTGATTGAGGAAAAAGTTATTTATCGGGACGGTTCAATAACGATAAATAATTTATGGGTAGGATTTTTAAAAGATGATGGCTGGAAAGTATTGAACCGTGTTGATTAG
- a CDS encoding DUF3872 domain-containing protein, which translates to MKKIMNKWQMSLGTFLLGLMMMAGTVILSGCDKESLDIQENFSFELNVMPVPKSITFGETVEIRISIISNGDYAGNKYYLRYFQNEGQGSLSYFGHKPYFPNDLYALPEKEFRLYYTSGSTVSQNFDIWIVDSFGNEKQISFQFNNQNQGSVRIN; encoded by the coding sequence ATGAAAAAAATAATGAATAAATGGCAAATGTCACTGGGTACATTTCTTCTTGGATTGATGATGATGGCAGGAACCGTAATTTTATCCGGTTGCGATAAGGAAAGTTTGGACATTCAGGAGAACTTTTCTTTTGAGCTCAACGTCATGCCTGTACCAAAAAGTATTACGTTTGGAGAAACTGTTGAGATTAGAATTTCAATAATTTCTAATGGAGATTATGCAGGAAACAAATATTATCTGCGCTACTTTCAGAATGAGGGCCAGGGATCATTGAGCTATTTTGGTCATAAACCCTATTTCCCAAATGATCTTTATGCATTGCCTGAAAAAGAATTTAGGCTTTATTATACTTCTGGATCAACCGTATCGCAAAATTTTGATATTTGGATAGTGGATAGCTTTGGTAATGAAAAGCAGATTTCTTTCCAATTTAACAATCAGAATCAAGGCTCTGTAAGGATAAATTAG
- a CDS encoding conjugal transfer protein TraO, producing MIYKQKAIEVNTGILSAKEANRNFYVNVTLNRFARQGNYWIWGAEYQRKTTAYREWQIPLESYLGEVGYSVQLLSDAKKFITLNVGLTGVGGYEIVNKGDSLLLDGAKLLDENNFIYGTGGRLSLETYLSDRVVLMLQGRIRVLWGTDLEQFRPSTGIGFRFNF from the coding sequence ATGATTTATAAACAAAAGGCGATTGAAGTAAACACAGGCATTTTGTCGGCCAAAGAAGCCAATAGAAATTTCTATGTCAATGTAACTTTGAACAGATTCGCAAGACAAGGAAATTACTGGATCTGGGGAGCAGAGTATCAGCGAAAGACAACAGCATATAGGGAATGGCAGATTCCGTTGGAAAGCTATCTAGGAGAAGTTGGTTACAGTGTACAGTTACTTTCGGATGCAAAAAAGTTTATTACACTTAATGTTGGATTGACCGGTGTTGGAGGCTATGAAATTGTCAATAAAGGCGACAGTCTTTTGCTTGACGGTGCAAAGTTGCTGGATGAAAATAATTTCATTTATGGAACAGGGGGAAGATTGTCCTTAGAGACCTATCTGTCCGATAGAGTGGTACTTATGCTGCAGGGACGAATCAGGGTGCTTTGGGGTACTGATCTGGAGCAATTTAGGCCGTCTACAGGAATAGGTTTTCGTTTTAACTTCTGA
- the traN gene encoding conjugative transposon protein TraN has translation MNFIKNTLAIALFFGLFFKSFGQQSLEAGKVEPYQLEVTYNKTTHLIFPASIRYADLGSDYLIAGKAEDAQNVLRVKAGVKGFAEETNFSVITEDGKFYNFNVTYSPAPMTLNYDLLKMQQDNEREEGKTVQFEELGFNPPSLTEGLLKAIYQKNKRNIRHIASKSYGIQFLLKGIYVHNGKFYFHTEVKNTSNVPFITDFCTFKIVDKQVAKRTVSQEKQLIPLREYPMMEIISDDSSASNVVLVDQFTITDDQILKIALYEKNGARNQVLEINNSDLVDAKPVSEMKIKINQ, from the coding sequence ATGAACTTTATTAAAAATACACTGGCGATAGCCCTATTTTTTGGCTTGTTTTTCAAAAGTTTTGGACAGCAGTCTCTGGAAGCAGGCAAGGTAGAACCCTATCAATTAGAAGTTACTTATAACAAGACCACTCATTTAATCTTTCCTGCCTCGATACGATATGCCGATCTGGGATCAGATTATCTTATTGCAGGAAAGGCCGAAGATGCACAGAACGTATTGCGTGTTAAGGCGGGTGTTAAAGGTTTTGCAGAAGAGACTAATTTCAGCGTAATCACGGAAGATGGAAAATTTTACAATTTCAATGTAACCTACAGTCCAGCTCCCATGACATTAAACTATGACCTCTTAAAAATGCAGCAGGATAATGAAAGGGAAGAGGGAAAGACTGTGCAATTTGAGGAATTGGGGTTCAATCCGCCATCGTTAACCGAAGGATTACTGAAAGCCATCTACCAGAAAAATAAAAGGAATATCAGACATATTGCTTCCAAATCTTATGGGATACAGTTTCTTTTAAAAGGGATATATGTGCATAACGGTAAATTTTACTTTCATACAGAGGTTAAGAATACATCGAACGTTCCGTTTATAACGGACTTTTGCACATTCAAAATAGTTGACAAACAAGTTGCAAAGAGAACCGTTTCGCAGGAAAAGCAGCTTATCCCATTGCGGGAGTACCCAATGATGGAGATCATATCGGACGATTCGTCAGCTTCTAACGTTGTACTCGTGGATCAATTTACCATTACTGATGACCAGATTTTAAAAATAGCATTATATGAAAAAAATGGTGCGAGAAACCAGGTTCTGGAAATAAATAATTCTGATTTGGTTGATGCGAAACCTGTGTCCGAAATGAAAATAAAAATTAATCAATAA
- the traM gene encoding conjugative transposon protein TraM gives MEEKENKRVNIIVDDGTPENNTSGIVSKKERFTKPLIFVLMGIVFIGCLYLIFKPEGTDDEKKDIGLKNAVPEATDKGLQADKQKAYEKQLAEEGEAAKRNSLNSLSDYWNSSDSGAAGEVPASGITSDGMTGSPGNTGYQNSPLASYRNAQNTLSSFYQDDDREKLELRRQVDQLKERLSEKDVPATPTLNDQLTLMEKSYAMASKYLPMGAQTGSVPVDSTGNTNQTALTQNDRLEGVKGVRKNIVTALYREPDDQSFLTSMEEERNRSFITSGVTRQVDIVKNSIRATVMETQIISGEGSVKLRLQENAVLASHTVPKGTILVAGTKFQGNRLQLKISSVEVDGNILPVEIIVYDLNGQPGLSVPGSDEINAAGEIAGNMSQSSSGMNISMSSSAGQQVVGDLARSAIQGVSGYFSKKIRMTKVTLKAGHQVLLLAKK, from the coding sequence ATGGAAGAGAAAGAGAATAAACGAGTGAACATCATCGTAGATGACGGAACTCCCGAAAATAACACATCTGGTATTGTATCAAAAAAGGAAAGGTTTACCAAACCCTTGATTTTTGTTCTCATGGGTATCGTATTTATTGGATGCCTTTATTTGATCTTCAAACCTGAAGGTACTGATGATGAGAAAAAGGATATTGGACTAAAGAATGCGGTTCCAGAAGCAACCGATAAGGGGCTGCAGGCTGACAAGCAAAAAGCATATGAAAAACAGCTTGCGGAAGAAGGTGAAGCGGCGAAAAGAAATTCACTGAATTCATTGTCGGATTACTGGAACAGTAGCGATAGTGGAGCAGCAGGTGAAGTTCCCGCTTCGGGCATAACCTCTGATGGCATGACTGGTAGTCCCGGAAATACGGGATATCAAAACAGCCCTTTGGCAAGCTATCGGAATGCACAGAACACACTCAGTTCTTTTTATCAAGATGATGATCGGGAAAAGCTGGAATTACGCAGGCAGGTTGATCAATTAAAGGAACGGCTTTCAGAAAAAGATGTACCTGCGACACCTACTTTAAATGATCAATTAACCCTTATGGAGAAGTCATATGCGATGGCATCAAAATATCTTCCAATGGGAGCACAAACGGGATCTGTACCTGTAGATTCAACGGGCAATACAAATCAGACAGCACTTACCCAAAATGATAGGTTGGAAGGTGTTAAAGGAGTGAGGAAAAATATAGTCACAGCGCTGTACCGAGAACCGGATGACCAAAGTTTTCTTACCAGTATGGAAGAAGAACGAAACCGTTCTTTTATCACTTCTGGAGTAACCCGGCAGGTAGACATTGTAAAAAACAGCATTCGAGCAACAGTTATGGAAACCCAGATCATTAGCGGTGAAGGATCTGTCAAACTTCGTTTGCAGGAAAATGCGGTGCTTGCCAGTCATACTGTACCAAAGGGGACTATTTTGGTAGCAGGAACTAAGTTTCAGGGTAACAGGTTACAGTTAAAGATTTCCTCGGTTGAGGTTGATGGCAATATCCTGCCTGTTGAGATCATCGTGTATGATCTGAATGGGCAGCCTGGACTGTCAGTACCAGGATCAGATGAAATCAATGCTGCAGGCGAAATAGCAGGGAACATGAGTCAGAGTTCATCAGGAATGAACATTTCGATGTCAAGTTCGGCGGGACAACAAGTTGTCGGGGATCTTGCGCGGAGTGCCATTCAGGGAGTGTCCGGCTATTTTTCAAAAAAAATAAGGATGACCAAAGTGACATTAAAAGCAGGTCACCAGGTATTATTACTGGCAAAAAAATAA
- a CDS encoding nitrogen regulatory IIA protein — translation MKNFRAAINGELDKLDLKWRALPLKTQCKYVIVFFMLYLLLGIGVLAKVWYDLGKEDQISINHIESTARVNGESLSKDSVLINNKNLRNGRERE, via the coding sequence ATGAAAAATTTTAGAGCAGCTATAAATGGTGAGTTAGATAAACTTGACCTCAAGTGGCGGGCTTTGCCGCTGAAGACCCAGTGTAAGTATGTCATTGTGTTTTTTATGCTATATCTCCTATTGGGTATCGGCGTACTAGCAAAAGTTTGGTATGATCTGGGTAAGGAGGATCAGATTTCAATTAATCATATTGAATCCACAGCGAGAGTTAATGGAGAATCTTTAAGCAAAGATTCAGTTTTGATCAACAATAAAAACCTTAGAAATGGAAGAGAAAGAGAATAA
- the traK gene encoding conjugative transposon protein TraK: MEFKTLRNIENSFKLIRLYTIVFALLCILVTGLAIWKSYAFATEQREKIYVLDQGKSLMLALSQDASINRPVEAREHVRRFHELFFTLAPDKAAIESNMKRAFDLADKSAFDYYRDLSEKGYYNRIISGNVQQRIEVDSVVCDFNSYPYSVTTYAKQFIIRSSNLTRRSLVTSCNLLNSVRSDSNPQGFQILKFGVISNKDEEVIER, encoded by the coding sequence ATGGAATTTAAGACACTTCGAAATATTGAAAATAGTTTTAAGCTGATCAGGTTATATACTATTGTTTTTGCGCTGCTCTGCATTTTAGTGACAGGATTAGCAATCTGGAAATCGTACGCTTTTGCAACAGAACAACGGGAAAAAATCTATGTACTTGACCAGGGTAAATCACTGATGCTGGCCTTGTCGCAGGATGCGTCTATCAATAGACCGGTTGAAGCACGGGAACATGTGAGAAGATTTCATGAGCTGTTCTTCACATTAGCCCCTGATAAAGCAGCTATTGAAAGCAATATGAAAAGAGCATTTGATCTTGCTGACAAAAGTGCATTCGATTATTATCGGGATCTATCAGAGAAAGGATATTATAACAGGATTATTTCGGGAAATGTGCAGCAGCGCATTGAGGTTGATAGTGTGGTCTGTGATTTCAATTCCTATCCTTATTCGGTCACAACCTACGCGAAACAGTTTATTATCAGATCCAGCAATTTGACCAGAAGAAGTTTGGTGACCTCCTGTAACCTGCTGAATAGTGTAAGATCTGATAGTAATCCACAGGGATTTCAGATTTTGAAATTCGGGGTAATTTCCAATAAGGATGAAGAAGTTATTGAACGTTAG
- the traJ gene encoding conjugative transposon protein TraJ yields the protein MEFNNLHELLRGLYDEMLPMSATMASVAKGVAGLGALFYVALKVWQALSRAEPIDVFPLLRPFAIGICIMFFPTIVLGTLNGVMSPIVQGTHGMLDTQVLDLNKLQQQKDLLEKEATLRNPETAYMVNNEEFDKKLEELGWSPNDLVTMAGMYMDRTAYNMEQATKKWLRELLEILFQAAALVIDTIRTFFLIVLSILGPIAFAISVWDGFQSTLTQWLTRYISVYLWLPVADMFSAMLAKIQSLILEQDIEMLNDPTFIPDTSNTVYVIFMIIGIVGYFTIPTVTSWIIQAGGAGNFTRNVSQAAMRSGNVAGAGAGAIAGSISGELLQKKGSEQK from the coding sequence ATGGAATTTAATAATCTACACGAGCTGTTAAGAGGGCTCTACGATGAGATGCTGCCAATGTCCGCAACAATGGCCAGCGTTGCCAAAGGAGTAGCAGGACTTGGGGCTCTATTTTATGTCGCCTTAAAAGTGTGGCAGGCACTTAGCAGAGCGGAGCCAATTGATGTTTTCCCATTATTGCGACCTTTTGCAATAGGTATCTGTATCATGTTTTTTCCAACTATTGTATTGGGAACGCTTAATGGAGTTATGAGTCCGATAGTACAAGGTACGCATGGAATGCTGGATACTCAGGTACTGGATCTCAACAAACTCCAGCAACAAAAGGATCTGCTTGAAAAAGAAGCTACGCTAAGAAACCCTGAAACGGCTTATATGGTCAATAATGAAGAATTTGATAAGAAATTGGAGGAGCTTGGCTGGTCACCCAATGATCTGGTTACAATGGCAGGCATGTATATGGATCGGACAGCCTACAATATGGAGCAGGCAACAAAGAAGTGGTTACGGGAGCTACTTGAGATCCTGTTTCAGGCTGCTGCTCTTGTGATCGATACGATCAGGACATTTTTCCTCATTGTGCTATCCATATTAGGGCCAATCGCATTTGCAATTAGTGTGTGGGACGGGTTTCAAAGTACATTGACACAATGGCTGACCAGATATATCAGTGTTTATCTCTGGCTTCCTGTTGCTGATATGTTCAGTGCCATGCTTGCCAAGATCCAATCATTGATCTTGGAACAGGACATAGAAATGTTAAACGATCCGACCTTCATTCCTGATACAAGCAACACTGTTTATGTGATTTTTATGATCATAGGCATTGTGGGTTATTTCACGATACCTACGGTGACCAGTTGGATCATTCAGGCAGGAGGAGCTGGTAACTTTACCAGAAATGTGAGCCAGGCAGCGATGCGAAGTGGAAATGTAGCAGGAGCGGGAGCAGGTGCTATCGCAGGAAGTATTTCGGGAGAACTGTTGCAAAAAAAGGGATCTGAACAAAAATAA
- a CDS encoding DUF4141 domain-containing protein, with product MKNFIITVVMVLTLALSQKANAQWVVTDPTNLASGILNSANEIVQTSNTVSNVVKNFNEVKKVYEQGKEYYDKLKAVNNLVKDARKVQQTVLLVGDVSDMYVNNFGKMLNDKNFSADELMAIGNGYSALMNESTELLKELKQIVTSSSLSLNDKERMEIIDRVYKNVKEYHSLVRYFTSKNISVSILRAKKQNNTKRVMELYGTAGEKYW from the coding sequence ATGAAAAATTTCATTATTACTGTGGTAATGGTGCTAACATTAGCCCTATCACAAAAAGCAAATGCACAATGGGTAGTTACCGACCCTACCAATCTGGCTTCGGGGATTTTGAATTCTGCCAACGAAATTGTGCAAACCTCGAACACGGTTTCCAATGTGGTGAAAAATTTTAACGAAGTAAAAAAAGTGTACGAACAGGGTAAGGAGTATTACGACAAATTAAAAGCTGTAAACAATCTGGTTAAAGATGCCAGAAAGGTGCAACAAACCGTCCTTCTAGTTGGTGATGTTAGCGATATGTATGTCAACAACTTCGGGAAAATGCTTAATGATAAAAACTTTTCCGCAGATGAGCTTATGGCGATTGGAAATGGTTATTCCGCTCTTATGAACGAGAGTACAGAACTGCTGAAAGAATTGAAGCAGATCGTCACTTCAAGCAGCTTATCCCTTAATGATAAAGAAAGGATGGAAATTATTGACCGGGTATACAAGAATGTAAAAGAATACCACAGCCTGGTTAGATATTTCACCAGTAAAAATATATCGGTCAGTATTCTTCGGGCGAAAAAGCAGAATAATACGAAAAGGGTAATGGAACTATATGGAACAGCAGGTGAGAAATACTGGTAA
- a CDS encoding TraG family conjugative transposon ATPase — protein MRNISKTTTLENKFPLLAVEGNCIISKEADITACFKVKLPDLFTVSSPEYEAIHSSWHKAIKTLPDYTIIHKQDWFMKENYAADLGQEDQSFLSRSYQQHFNERAFLNHYCYLFLTKTTKDRMRMQSNFSSLCKGMLVPKEMRDKETISLFMEAVAQFERIVNDSGYVKMERLSEEDIVGGDDTQGLLAQYFTLSRNIKTPMQDIALGAEEIRIGNNRICLHTLSDTDDLPGTVSANSRYEKLSTDRSDCLLSFAAPVGLLLSCNHIYNQYLFLDNSDENLRKFEKSARNMHSLARYSRSNQINKEWIERYMNEAHSFGLSSIRAHFNVLAWSDDRNELKQIKNDTGSALALMECSPRHNTVDVATLYWAGIPGNAGDFPAEESFYTFIEPALCFFTQETNYQNSPSPFGIKMADRLTGKPIHLDISDLPMNLGIITNRNKFILGPSGSGKSFFTNHMVRQYYEQGTHVLLVDTGNSYQGLCQLINAKTKGEDGVYFTYTEENPIAFNPFFTDDRIFDIEKRESIKTLILTLWKRDDEPPKRSEEVALSNAVSGYIEQIKNSPEQPSFNGFYEYVKGDYKKILQQKEVREKDFDLANFLNVLEPYYKGGEYDYLLNSEKELDLLNKKFIVFEIDAIKDHKILFPVVTIIIMETFINKMRRLKGIRKMILIEEAWKAIAKEGMAEYIKYLFKTVRKFFGEAVVVTQEVDDIIHSPIVRESIINNSDCKILLDQRKYANKFDDIQNMLGLTEREKSQILSINQDNDPSRKYKEVWIGLGGTHSAVYATEVSGQEYLAYTTEESEKMEVMNLAHEMGGDVEAAIKKISLRKIKGSGEREN, from the coding sequence ATGAGAAATATATCAAAGACAACAACTCTGGAAAATAAGTTCCCTTTGCTAGCTGTGGAAGGCAATTGCATCATTTCAAAAGAAGCGGATATCACAGCATGTTTTAAAGTAAAATTGCCTGACCTGTTTACTGTTTCATCACCGGAATATGAAGCCATCCATTCTTCTTGGCACAAGGCTATTAAGACATTGCCGGATTACACGATTATTCACAAACAGGACTGGTTTATGAAAGAAAATTATGCGGCAGATTTAGGACAGGAGGATCAAAGTTTTTTGTCCAGATCCTACCAGCAGCATTTTAATGAAAGGGCATTTTTGAACCATTACTGTTATTTATTTCTGACCAAAACGACAAAAGACCGTATGCGGATGCAAAGTAATTTTTCATCGCTGTGCAAAGGAATGCTTGTGCCCAAAGAAATGAGAGATAAAGAAACGATCTCTCTTTTTATGGAGGCCGTTGCACAATTTGAAAGAATCGTAAACGACAGTGGGTATGTAAAAATGGAACGCTTAAGTGAAGAGGATATTGTTGGAGGGGATGATACACAGGGATTGCTGGCGCAGTATTTCACCTTGTCAAGGAATATAAAGACACCCATGCAGGATATCGCTTTGGGAGCAGAAGAAATCAGAATCGGCAATAATAGAATTTGTTTGCATACACTTTCAGATACCGATGACCTTCCAGGAACAGTATCTGCAAACAGCCGTTATGAGAAGCTTTCAACGGATCGTAGTGATTGCCTTTTGTCTTTTGCTGCACCTGTTGGTCTTCTTTTAAGCTGTAACCATATCTACAATCAGTATCTGTTTTTGGATAATAGTGATGAAAATTTGCGCAAGTTCGAGAAATCAGCCCGTAATATGCATTCCCTGGCAAGGTACAGCCGATCCAACCAAATTAATAAAGAATGGATTGAAAGGTACATGAATGAAGCACATTCTTTTGGTCTGTCGTCCATACGTGCACATTTTAATGTATTGGCATGGTCTGATGATCGGAATGAACTCAAGCAGATAAAAAATGATACGGGGAGCGCGCTGGCTTTAATGGAATGTTCACCCAGACACAATACGGTAGATGTCGCAACCCTGTACTGGGCGGGAATCCCCGGTAATGCGGGTGATTTTCCTGCAGAAGAAAGTTTCTATACATTCATCGAGCCTGCGCTATGTTTCTTTACCCAAGAAACCAATTATCAGAATTCCCCTTCACCATTCGGGATCAAAATGGCTGACAGGCTTACAGGAAAGCCTATTCATTTGGATATTTCCGACTTACCCATGAACCTGGGGATTATCACCAACCGGAACAAGTTTATACTCGGGCCATCAGGCTCAGGTAAATCGTTCTTTACCAATCATATGGTGAGACAGTACTATGAACAGGGAACCCATGTTCTGCTCGTGGACACGGGAAACAGTTATCAGGGACTGTGCCAGCTGATCAATGCAAAGACAAAGGGTGAAGACGGTGTCTACTTTACGTATACTGAGGAAAATCCAATTGCGTTCAATCCGTTTTTTACTGATGACAGAATTTTCGATATCGAAAAGAGAGAAAGTATCAAGACGCTGATCTTAACCCTGTGGAAGCGAGATGATGAACCTCCCAAACGCAGTGAGGAAGTAGCATTATCCAATGCAGTGAGCGGATACATTGAACAGATTAAAAACTCACCTGAGCAACCATCTTTTAATGGTTTCTATGAATATGTTAAAGGTGATTACAAAAAAATACTTCAGCAGAAGGAAGTCCGCGAAAAAGACTTTGACCTGGCTAATTTTTTAAATGTGCTGGAACCTTACTATAAAGGCGGAGAGTACGACTACTTGCTGAACTCAGAAAAAGAACTCGATCTGCTTAACAAAAAGTTTATTGTCTTTGAAATTGATGCCATAAAAGACCATAAAATTCTTTTTCCTGTTGTAACCATTATCATCATGGAAACCTTTATTAATAAGATGCGAAGACTGAAGGGTATTCGTAAGATGATATTGATCGAAGAGGCATGGAAGGCTATTGCCAAGGAGGGAATGGCAGAATATATTAAGTATCTGTTTAAGACCGTAAGAAAATTTTTTGGAGAAGCCGTAGTGGTGACACAAGAAGTGGACGACATTATTCATTCACCGATTGTGAGAGAAAGTATTATCAATAATTCAGACTGCAAGATTCTGCTTGACCAAAGAAAGTATGCGAATAAGTTCGACGACATCCAAAATATGCTCGGTTTGACCGAACGTGAAAAATCTCAGATTCTTTCGATAAACCAGGATAATGATCCAAGTCGGAAGTACAAAGAGGTCTGGATCGGTCTTGGCGGAACGCACTCGGCTGTGTATGCTACTGAGGTAAGCGGGCAGGAATATCTGGCCTATACGACCGAAGAATCTGAAAAAATGGAAGTCATGAATCTCGCACATGAAATGGGGGGTGATGTTGAAGCTGCCATAAAGAAAATCTCGCTCCGTAAAATCAAAGGTTCTGGAGAACGAGAAAATTAA